In Serratia liquefaciens ATCC 27592, the genomic stretch CGTTATGAGGCGATACTTCAGCAAAAGTTCCCCCTAGGACGCATTGGCGCCGATAGGTGTTGTTCCCCCGAAGCGACGCTCGCGTTGTGCAAATGCATTCAGCGCACCTTCAAAGACAAGTTCATCAAAATCAGGCCAGAGTACATCAGTAAAGTAAAGTTCGGCATAAGCAATTTGCCACAGTAAGAAATTACTGATGCGGTGTTCACCGCCCGTGCGGATCACCAGATCCACCGGTGACAGATCGCTCATGCAGACCCGCTCACCCAGTAATTCTTCGCTAATTTGATCCGGACGCAGCGAACCGTCCTTCACCTGCTCAGCCAGTTCCCTTACTCCCTGAATAATATCCCAACGGCCGCCGTAGTTGGCGGCAATGTTGAGCGTCAGGCCATCGTTATTTTCAGTCAGTTGCTCAGAGCGACGGATCCGCTCTTGCAAACGCGCGCTGAAACGGCTGATATCGCCGATCACCCGCAGTCTGACGTTATGTTTATGCAGGCTTTTTACTTCGCTGTCCAAGGCTCGGACGAAAAGCTCCATGAGGGCGGAGACTTCCTGCACCGGACGGTTCCAGTTCTCGCTGCTGAAGGCATAAAGCGTGAGCGCATCTAAATGGTTGTTGGCAGCAAAACTGACCGCGCGACGAACCGATTTCACCCCTGCTTTATGACCGAAGACACGTAACTTACCCTGACGTTTAGCCCAGCGCCCGTTACCGTCCATGATAATGGCAACATGCCGTGGCCCCAAAGTGGACGGATTAGCCTCTTGTTGATTTGCGGACGACATAACTCGTACTTATTTCCTCAATAGAAATACAACTGCCCTTCCGGAACATCAGGCCCTTACGCGCAAAAAAAGCCGTGTGCCCGACACGGCTTTTCAGTCTGCCCTGCGACAGCCGGTAATTTCCGCTGCGCCATTGGCGTTCGAGATATCAATCGGGCCAGAATTCAACGGTATAACCGCTGACAAGTGGCGCAGACTATATCACCTCAGCCGGGCCTGAACAAACAACCCCACTGCGGCACGCGTAATTTACGAACAAAATAGGATAAATGCCGCTATCAGTTACGCAGTGATTTAACCAACCCAACCGCAACCTCACGTGCCTGACGATCTATTTCTAAGACCGCATCAATGCAGGACGGTTCCTGCAGTGACAGCCGTTCGACTACTTTTTGGTTCACCGTCGCAATATCGGTAAAGCGAATCTGCTCCTGCAGGAAAGCCGCCACGGCAACTTCATTGGCCGCGTTCAGTGCGGTGGTTGCCGCCTGCCCGGCGTCAAAGGCCTCTATGGCCAGATACAGGCAGGGATAGCGTTCCCGTTCAGGTTCGGCAAAGGTCAGCGAGCCGATACGGCAAAAATCCAGCGCTTCCACACCGGAGTTTACCCGCTGCGGGTAGGCCATTGCATGAGCGATCGGCGTACGCATATCCGGCGTGCCCAACTGGGCCAACACGCTGCCATCAGTGTAGCGCACCATTGAATGGATCACCGACTGAGGATGCAGAATCACTTCCATTTGTTCGGCCGAGGCGTTAAACAGCCAGCGGGCCTCGATATATTCCAGTCCTTTGTTCATCATGGTGGCGGAATCCACCGAGATCTTGCGCCCCATCGACCAATTGGGATGGGCACAGGCCTGATCCGGCGTCATCGTGGCGAACTGTTCCAGTGGCGTGGTGCGGAACGGGCCGCCGGAACCGGTGAGCACGATGCGCGACACACCATGACTGTCTAATGAAGAGTATCCCAACTGACGCTGAATGCTCTCAGGCAAACTCTGAAAAATCGCGTTATGCTCGCTGTCCAGCGGCAGCAACTGCGTCTGACTTTTTTGCACTGCGTCCATAAACAGGCGCCCACAGGTCACCAGCGACTCTTTGTTCGCCAGTAATACCTGCTTGCCAGCACGAATCGCCGCCAGTGTCGGAAGTAAACCGGCAGCACCGACGATGGCGGCGGTGACCTGATCAACGTCGTCCAACGCCGCCAAATCACAAGCGGCCTGCTCGCCCGCCATCACCTCGGTGGCAACGCCATTTTCCGCCAGCAGGGTACGTAACTCACGTGCCGCGCCTTCGTCTGCCATTGCGGCATAGGTTGGGCGAAATTCCATACACTGCTGTGCCATGACGGCTACGTTGTGGCCGGCAACCAGCGCTTTAATCGCAAAACGGTCGGGATTTTCCCTGACCACGGCCAGGGTACTGGTCCCCACTGAGCCGGTGGAGCCAAGAATAGTCAGTTGCTTCATGAGCTCACTCTGAATAACTGTCTGATGAGATCGGAGGTGCTCCAGTGTGTAACCTTCGCCACCGCTTGTCCATGATCAATCAGCACGATGAAACGGGATCTGCGCCACAAAAAACAAAGCGCCGCCCAGGCGACGCTTTTTTTCTGCGCGATGCTGATTAGAATTCCATCAGCTCTTTTTCTTTGTCCGCCAGCGCGGCATCGAGCAGCTTGATGTAGGCGTCGGTCATTTTCTGAATGTCGTCCTGAGAACGACGATCTTCGTCTTCGCTGATTTCTTTGTCTTTCAGCAACGCCTTCACTTTGTCGTTGGCGTCACGGCGCACGTTACGTACGGCAACACGGCCCTGCTCGGCTTCACCGCGCACCACTTTGATCAGGTCTTTACGGCGCTCTTCGGTCAACGGAGGCAGCGGAACACGGATCACGCTGCCGGCTGAGCTTGGGTTCAGGCCCAGATCAGACGCCATGATGGCCTTTTCTACCGCTGAACCCAGGGAGCGATCAAACAGGTTGATTGCCAGGGTACGGGAGTCTTCTACGGTCACGTTAGCCAACTGACGCAGCGGCGTTGCAGAACCGTAGTATTCCACCATGATGCCGTCCAGGATGCTTGGAGAAGCACGGCCGGTACGGATTTTGCTGATTTGGTTTTTGAATGCTTCTACGCTTTTTTCCATGCGTGAATCAGCATCTTTTCTGATTTCATTAATCACGTTGCAAACCCTTGGAAGCTGGAGACTTGGCAGGCCATACCACAGTATAGCCCGTGAATTTTACTCAAGGAGAGCGCATAACGCACCACGTTACCCGCTCCCGCTAAATTGGGCAGAACAGCCTTATTTGCTGATCAGCGTGCCTTCGTTCTCACCCATCACCACCCGGCGCAACGCACCTGGCTTGTTCATGTTGAATACGCGAATCGGCAGACCGTGATCGCGGGCCAGCGTAAACGCCGCCAGATCCATCACTTTCAGCTCGCGCTCCAGTACATCTTGATAGGTGATATGTTCGTACAGCGTTGCATCCGGATTTTTAACCGGATCAGCGGAGTATACACCATCCACTTTAGTCGCTTTCAATACCACGTCCGCTTCGATCTCGATCCCGCGCAGACACGCAGCAGAATCGGTGGTGAAGAACGGGTTGCCGGTACCGGCGGAGAAGATCACCACGCGGTTATTACGCAGCAGGCTGATCGCCTCGGCCCAGCTGTAGTTGTCGCACACGCCGTTCAACGGAATGGCTGACATCAGGCGGGCGTTCACATAGGCACGGTGCAGTGCATCACGCATAGCCAGGCCGTTCATCACGGTAGCCAGCATTCCCATGTGGTCGCCCACTACGCGGTTCATGCCGGCCTGCGCCAGGCCCGCGCCGCGGAACAGGTTACCGCCGCCAATAACTACACCGACCTGAATTCCCAGTTCGACCAGCTCTTTAACTTCCTGAGCCATGCGATCCAAAACGCTAGCGTCGATACCAAAACCTTCTGCGCCTTGCAGGGCTTCGCCACTCAGTTTGAGCAGAATACGCTGATATACGGGTTTTGCATTGGTTGCCATGGTGTTCTGTCCTAAGAAGCAGTATTAGTATTGGGGATTTCAGCCGATGAAGTGCGCCTGTGATGAGTATATTGCCACAGGGCCTGTCACCGGTGTAATTCTGGCTGGATAAAATGGAACCGCCTGACGGCGGCTCCATTATACCCTTCATCTTTCACGTTGCCGCTGCGTTGGCTGCCTTCACTTACCCCAGTCACCTGGTGAACCAGGTGACTGGGAGTTCGCTCAGTTGCCGCCTTGCCGCACCGCGAAATCTATCGGGTATACAGTCATTAAGACTGCTTGCTCATTGCAGCAACTTCAGCAGCGAAGTCATTTGCCGCTTTTTCGATGCCTTCACCCACTTCGAAGCGGATGAAGTTAACGACGTCAGCGTTGTGCTCTTTCAGCACCTGGCCAACGGTTTTGCTTGGTTCGATAACGAAAGGCTGACCGGTCAGAGAAACTTCGCCGGTGAATTTCTTCATGCGGCCTTCAACCATTTTCTCAGCGATTTCTTTCGGCTTGCCAGACTGCATGGCGATGTCCAGCTGAACCTGGTACTCTTTTTCTACCACTTCAGCAGACACATCTTCAGGCTTAACGAATTCTGGCTTGCTCGCCGCAACGTGCATGGCGATTTGCTTAACCAGCTCTTCGTCAGCGCCTTTAGCCGCGATCAGAACGCCGATACGTGCGCCGTGCAGGTAGCTGCCCAGCACTTCGCCTTCCAGGGAAGCCACGCGACGGATGTTGATGTTTTCACCGATTTTGGCAACCAGCGCTACACGTTCTTCTTCGAACTGTGCTTTCAACACTTCAACGTCAGTGATTTTGCCTGCAACAGCAGCGTCCAGCACTTTGTCAGCGAATGCCTGGAAACCGGCATCTTTAGCAACGAAGTCAGTCTGGCAGTTTACTTCCAGGATCACGCCGTAGTTGCCTTCGATCTTGGTTTTGATCACGCCGTCAGCAGCTACGTTGCCTGCTTTTTTCGCCGCTTTGATCGCGCCAGATTTACGCATGTTTTCGATTGCCAGCTCGATGTCGCCGTTAGATTCGACCAGAGCTTTTTTGCAATCCATCATGCCAGCGCCAGTACGCTCGCGCAGTTCTTTTACCAGAGCAGCGGTAATATCAGCCATTTCTTTTTCCTCGGTTATCTCACGTAGAGACAGTTCTCATTCAGATAAGCAAAGGGGGCCAATAAAGGCCCCCCTAACCAACATATTCAATACCTGGTTAATAAGGGCTCAGTGACGAGCTTGCCTTATTATTCAGCTTCTACGAAGCTTTCTTCCGCTTGAACGGCCAGATCTTGAGAACGACCTTCACGGACGGCGGCAGCAACGGCAGTCAGGTACAATTTGATTGCACGGATTGCATCGTCGTTACCAGGGATGATGAAGTCAACGCCGTCTGGATCGGAGTTGGTATCAACGATAGAGAATACCGGGATACCCAGGTTGTTGGCTTCTTTGATCGCGATGTGTTCGTGATCGGCATCGATAACGAACAGAGCGTCAGGCAGACCACCCATGTCTTTGATACCACCCAGGGAGTTTTCCAGCTTGGCCAGTTCGCGAGTACGCATCAGCGCCTCTTTCTTGGTCAGCTTGTCGAAGGTGCCATCTTGAGACTGGATTTCCAGATCTTTCAAACGTTTGATTGACTGACGAACGGTTTTCCAGTTAGTCAGCATGCCGCCCAACCAGCGATGGTTCACGAAGAACTGATCGCAGGTGTTAGCATATTCTTTTACCGCTTCGCTTGCTGCGCGCTTAGTACCAACGAACAGGATCTTACCTTTACGGGAAGAGATCTTGGTCAGTTCAGCCAGTGCTGCGTTGGCCATTGGTACAGTTTTTTCCAGGTTGATGATGTGAACCTTGTTACGTGCGCCGAAGATGAAAGGCTTCATTTTCGGGTTCCAGTAACGGGTCTGGTGACCAAAGTGTACACCAGCCTGGAGCATGTCGCGCATGGAAACAGTTGCCATGATTAAACCTCTATAGAGTGAGTTGGGGTTATGCCTCCACGTATCCCATAACGCCGACCCTGGCGGTGATAAATCACCTCAGGGCACCCCGGCGGATGTGCCGATACGTGTGTGTTATTTACACAATGTGAGTGCAGTTAAAGTATTTTCGGCCTTTCCCGCCCTTATCGCAAGGACCAAGACGCGGATCTGCCGGCGCGCTTTATACCATAAACCCACCCCGGACACCAACTTTTGTTGCCACAGTCGTCATCGTCGAGAAATCAAATTTGGCAGCCTCAGGCCGGACTGATACCATAAGAGACTGCTTCTTATTATTTCTTTCTGTTGTCGGCGAGCACGACACCTGCGGACGAATTTCATGGCAATCTCAATTAAAACACCTGATGACATCCAAAAAATGCGCGTGGCCGGCCGTCTGGCTGCCGAAGTGCTGGAAATCATCGAGCCGCACGTCAAGCCTGGCGTGACCACCGGCGAACTCGATCGTATCTGTCACGACCACATCACCAACAAGCAGCAGGCGATTTCCGCCTGTCTGGGCTACCACGGTTTCCCGAAATCCGTGTGCATCTCGGTAAATGAAGTGGTCTGCCACGGCATCCCGAGCGATGACAAAGTTCTGAAGGACGGCGACATCGTGAATATCGACGTTACCGTGATCAAAGAGGGTTTCCACGGCGACACATCCAAGATGTTCATCGTCGGCAAACCGACCATTCTGGGCGAGCGTCTGTGCCGCATCACGCAGGAAAGCCTTTATCTGTCGCTGAAAATGGTGAAGCCTGGCATCCGCCTGCGCACGCTGGGCAAAGAGATCCAGAAATTCGTCGAAGCCGAAAACTTTTCCGTGGTGCGCGAATACTGTGGCCACGGCATTGGCGAAGTGTTCCACGAAGAACCGCAGGTGCTGCACTATGATGCCGACGACGGCGGTGTGGTACTGCAACCCGGTATGGCCTTCACCATCGAGCCAATGGTCAATGCCGGTGATTACCGCATCCGCACCATGAAAGACGGCTGGACGGTAAAAACTAAGGATCGCAGCTTGTCGGCGCAGTATGAGCATACTATTGTGGTCACAGATAACGGCTGCGAGATAATGACGTTGCGCAAGGATGACACCATCCCCAACATCATTACGCACGAGATGTAAGCGCCGCGGCGTATTGCCGCGATGCATGATGTCACAGGCCGGCTTTTGCCGGCCTTTTTTATGGGCTGCGTACTATGTCTGAAAACTTTCGCCAACAAGACACCTCGGTCATTCCACGACAGGCCGTGCCGGAGCAGCCTGAATATCCCAACGCCTATGGCGATGAGGAGCTCAACTGCGTCGCGCTGAAACAGCGCCTCGAACAGTTCCAACTGTGGCTGGCAGAAGCGTTTAATGCCGGCTCCAGCGCCGAAAGCCTGGTCGCCGCCCGCAGCGACTTTATCGATCGCCTGCTGCGTCGCCTGTGGGTGTTTTACGGTTTCGAAGATATTCCGGAAACCGCTTTGGTGGCGGTCGGCGGTTATGGCCGTGGCGAATTGCACCCGCTTTCGGACATTGACGTGCTGGTGCTGAGCCAGCGCCGGCTGAATGAACAGCAATCCCAGCGCGTGGGGGAATTTATCACCCTGCTGTGGGATCTTAAGCTGGAAGTGGGCCACAGCGTACGTACGCTGGAAGAGTGCTTGTTGGAGGGCCTGGCGGATCTGACCGTCGCCACCAACCTGATTGAATCACGCATGATCTGCGGCGATGTGGCCTTGTTCCTGCAAATGCAAAAGCACATTTTCAGCGACGGCTTCTGGCCCTCCCCCCAATTTTTCCACGCCAAGTTGGTCGAACAGCAAGAGCGCCACCAACGCTACCACGGCACCAGCTACAATCTGGAGCCGGACATCAAGAGCAGCCCCGGTGGCCTCCGGGACATTCACACCCTGCTGTGGGTAGCGCGCCGTCACTTCGGCGCAACTTCGCTGGACGAAATGGTCGGCTTTGGTTTTCTGACCCAGGCCGAACGCAACGAGCTTAACGAATGCCAAAGCTTCCTGTGGCGCATTCGCTTCGCGCTGCATCTGGTGTTGCCCCGCTACGATAACCGACTGCTGTTCGATCGCCAGCTTAACGTGGCGCAGTTGCTGCGTTATGAGGGGGAAGGCAACGAGCCGGTCGAGCGCATGATGAAAGATTTTTATCGCATGACGCGCCGCGTCGGCGAACTGAACCACATGCTGCTGCAACTGTTCGATGAGGCGATTCTGGCGCTGGACGCCACGGAAAAACCCCGGCCGTTGAACGAAGATTTTCAACTGCGTGGCGACCTGATCGACCTGCGTGACGAAACGCTGTTTATTCGTCAGCCGGAATCGATCATGCGGATGTTCTACCTGATGGTGCGCAACCGCGAAATCAAAGGCATTTACTCCACCACCGTCCGCCAGTTGCGTCATGCGCGCCGCCATCTGAAACAGCCGCTGTGCACCA encodes the following:
- the pyrH gene encoding UMP kinase, whose translation is MATNAKPVYQRILLKLSGEALQGAEGFGIDASVLDRMAQEVKELVELGIQVGVVIGGGNLFRGAGLAQAGMNRVVGDHMGMLATVMNGLAMRDALHRAYVNARLMSAIPLNGVCDNYSWAEAISLLRNNRVVIFSAGTGNPFFTTDSAACLRGIEIEADVVLKATKVDGVYSADPVKNPDATLYEHITYQDVLERELKVMDLAAFTLARDHGLPIRVFNMNKPGALRRVVMGENEGTLISK
- the rpsB gene encoding 30S ribosomal protein S2, coding for MATVSMRDMLQAGVHFGHQTRYWNPKMKPFIFGARNKVHIINLEKTVPMANAALAELTKISSRKGKILFVGTKRAASEAVKEYANTCDQFFVNHRWLGGMLTNWKTVRQSIKRLKDLEIQSQDGTFDKLTKKEALMRTRELAKLENSLGGIKDMGGLPDALFVIDADHEHIAIKEANNLGIPVFSIVDTNSDPDGVDFIIPGNDDAIRAIKLYLTAVAAAVREGRSQDLAVQAEESFVEAE
- the ispC gene encoding 1-deoxy-D-xylulose-5-phosphate reductoisomerase, encoding MKQLTILGSTGSVGTSTLAVVRENPDRFAIKALVAGHNVAVMAQQCMEFRPTYAAMADEGAARELRTLLAENGVATEVMAGEQAACDLAALDDVDQVTAAIVGAAGLLPTLAAIRAGKQVLLANKESLVTCGRLFMDAVQKSQTQLLPLDSEHNAIFQSLPESIQRQLGYSSLDSHGVSRIVLTGSGGPFRTTPLEQFATMTPDQACAHPNWSMGRKISVDSATMMNKGLEYIEARWLFNASAEQMEVILHPQSVIHSMVRYTDGSVLAQLGTPDMRTPIAHAMAYPQRVNSGVEALDFCRIGSLTFAEPERERYPCLYLAIEAFDAGQAATTALNAANEVAVAAFLQEQIRFTDIATVNQKVVERLSLQEPSCIDAVLEIDRQAREVAVGLVKSLRN
- the tsf gene encoding translation elongation factor Ts, with the protein product MADITAALVKELRERTGAGMMDCKKALVESNGDIELAIENMRKSGAIKAAKKAGNVAADGVIKTKIEGNYGVILEVNCQTDFVAKDAGFQAFADKVLDAAVAGKITDVEVLKAQFEEERVALVAKIGENINIRRVASLEGEVLGSYLHGARIGVLIAAKGADEELVKQIAMHVAASKPEFVKPEDVSAEVVEKEYQVQLDIAMQSGKPKEIAEKMVEGRMKKFTGEVSLTGQPFVIEPSKTVGQVLKEHNADVVNFIRFEVGEGIEKAANDFAAEVAAMSKQS
- the ispU gene encoding (2E,6E)-farnesyl-diphosphate-specific ditrans,polycis-undecaprenyl-diphosphate synthase is translated as MSSANQQEANPSTLGPRHVAIIMDGNGRWAKRQGKLRVFGHKAGVKSVRRAVSFAANNHLDALTLYAFSSENWNRPVQEVSALMELFVRALDSEVKSLHKHNVRLRVIGDISRFSARLQERIRRSEQLTENNDGLTLNIAANYGGRWDIIQGVRELAEQVKDGSLRPDQISEELLGERVCMSDLSPVDLVIRTGGEHRISNFLLWQIAYAELYFTDVLWPDFDELVFEGALNAFAQRERRFGGTTPIGANAS
- the frr gene encoding ribosome recycling factor, which gives rise to MINEIRKDADSRMEKSVEAFKNQISKIRTGRASPSILDGIMVEYYGSATPLRQLANVTVEDSRTLAINLFDRSLGSAVEKAIMASDLGLNPSSAGSVIRVPLPPLTEERRKDLIKVVRGEAEQGRVAVRNVRRDANDKVKALLKDKEISEDEDRRSQDDIQKMTDAYIKLLDAALADKEKELMEF
- the map gene encoding type I methionyl aminopeptidase, with product MAISIKTPDDIQKMRVAGRLAAEVLEIIEPHVKPGVTTGELDRICHDHITNKQQAISACLGYHGFPKSVCISVNEVVCHGIPSDDKVLKDGDIVNIDVTVIKEGFHGDTSKMFIVGKPTILGERLCRITQESLYLSLKMVKPGIRLRTLGKEIQKFVEAENFSVVREYCGHGIGEVFHEEPQVLHYDADDGGVVLQPGMAFTIEPMVNAGDYRIRTMKDGWTVKTKDRSLSAQYEHTIVVTDNGCEIMTLRKDDTIPNIITHEM